The nucleotide window TCGATATGTCGGTGTGGCCGAGCAGGGTCTGCACGATGCGCAGGTCCGCGCCGTTATGCAGCAGATGACTGGCAAAGGCGTGGCGCAGCACGTGCGGGGAGACCAGCCGCGGCGCAAGGCCTGCTGCCGCCGCCAGCTCCTTCAGGTCGCGCGCAAAATGCTGCCGCGTCAGATGGCCGCTCTCACCGAAAGAGGGAAACAGCCACTTCGATGCGGCGGCGTTTTTCTTCTTCTCGGGCCTGAGCGCTTCCATGGCGGCGAGGTAATCGGCCATCGCCTGCCTTGAGGCTTCGTTGAGCGGCACCAGACGTTCCTTGTTGCCCTTGCCCCGCACCATGATCATGCGGGCATCGCGCCGCGCAGCCGACAGCGGCAGCGCCACCAGCTCCGAGACGCGCAAGCCGGTGGCATAGAGCACTTCCAGCAGGCAATACAGCCGCATCGCGCGCAGCCGCTGCTGCGGCGAAGCGTTCTCGGCCGCGGTCAATTCCTTGGCCCGCGTCAGCATGCGGTCGACGTCTGATATCGACAGCACCTTCGGCAAGCCGCGACCGCGCTTCGGGCCGGACAGGATCGCCGCCGGATCGTCAGAGCGGATACGCTCGTTGAGCAGGAACCGAAACAGGTGTCGCATCGCTGACAGCCGGCGCGCCACGCTGGAGGATTTGAACCCACGCGTGTCGAGATCGGCGAGGTAGTCGCGCAGCACGTCGGTCGCGGCACGGGTAAAGTTCTGTCCGGCTTGCCCAAGAAATTCGGAGAAATCTGTCAGGTCGCGCCGATAGGCGTCGAGCGTATTGTCGCCCGCCCCCTGTTCCGCCGCGAGCATGTCGAGGAACAGGGTGATCAGTTTCGCATCCGAGTTCGACTTGCTGGAACGCATTGCTCCCGAAATCTCTCTGACGGAGATGTCTCCCCGAGTTCGCCTCTCACCCACAAATCAGACGATAGCGGCTATTTCTTGAGGAATCTGTCAGCGGGAATGGTGACCGTTATTTCCCGGGGGCTTGGATTGACGAAGTTCGCCAGTGCGAAAATCACGCCATAGATCACCCCGGCTATCACGCCGACGACCGTCAGAAAGCGGAACAAGCTGGGCATAGGGGGGCTCAGGGCGGCGAAATTAACCAATGAAATCATCCAACATGTTCCCATCTCCGTGGCAAGAGTCTCTGGCAACGGCGTCAGTCGGGGTAGTATAGGTGTCGCGGAGCGGTGGAAATCCGCAAAACCACAGAGTTTTTTGATGCCCGAGACTGCCGCACAGGCCCAGGCGAGCGCCCCCCAGGAGCCAGACATTACGTCGGCGCTGGGACGGCGTTCGGTCGTGCTGGTCGGCATGATGGGTGCCGGCAAGTCCACCATCGGCCGGCGGCTGGCGGCGCGGCTCGGACTGCGATTTCTCGACGCCGATGTCGAAATCGAGGTGGCCCACGCCGGCCTGACCATCCCGGAAATCTTTGCGACCCATGGCGAGCCCTATTTCCGGGACGGCGAGGCGCGCGTGATTGCGCGACTGCTGGATAGCGGCCCGGCCGTGATCGCGACCGGCGGCGGTGCCTTCATGCGCGAGGAGACCCGCAATCGGATCCGCGACAAGGCTATCTCGATCTGGCTCAAGGCGGATGTCGACGTCATCATGAAGCGTGTCAAGCGCCGCGCCGACCGGCCGTTGCTGCAGACCGAGGATCCGGTCGCGACCGTCAGCCGTCTACTCGAGGCACGCGAGCCGGTCTATCGGACGGCAGACCTGACCATTCTGTCGCGCGACGTGCCGCATGACCGTATCGTCGACGAATGCATCGAGGCCCTGCGCGCCCGGCTGTGCGCCGGCGCCCCGGCCGCCGAGCCAACAACCGACGGGATGAACGTCACGCCATGACCGCGCCGCTGAAACATTCCGCCGATATTACGGTCGACGTCGCCCTCGGCGACCGCGCCTATGACATCGTGATTGGCCGGGGCGTCCTGGATACGCTCGGCACGCGCGTCGCTGCGCTGCGCCCTGGTGCGCGGACCGCCATCGTCACCGACCGCACGGTGGCAAAACACTGGCTGGAGCAAACCGAGCGCTCGCTTGCCGAAGCCGGCATCCCGACGTCACGCGTGATCGTCGAGGAAGGCGAAGTATCGAAGACCTATGCCGGTCTCGAAAAGGTCTCCGAAGCGCTGATCGCGGCGAAGATCGAGCGCAACGATCTGGTGATCGCGCTCGGCGGCGGCGTGGTCGGCGATCTCGCCGGTTTCGCGGCGGCGATCCTGCGGCGTGGCGTCGACTTCGTGCAGGTGCCGACCTCGCTGCTGGCGCAGGTGGATTCCTCGGTCGGCGGCAAGACCGGCATCAATTCGCCGCAGGGCAAGAACCTGCTCGGCGCCTTCCATCAGCCGGTGCTGGTGATCGCCGACACGTCGGTGCTCGACACGCTGTCGCCGCGCCAGTTCCGTGCCGGCTACGCCGAGGTCGCCAAATATGGCGTGCTCGGCGATGAAGCCTTTTTCACCTGGCTCGAAGCCAACCATGCCGACATATTCTCGGGTGGCGCGGCGCGCGAGCACGCGATTGCAACCTCCTGCCGCGCCAAGGCCGCGATCGTCTCCCGCGACGAGCGAGAAAATGGCGAGCGCGCGCTGCTCAACCTCGGCCACACCTTCGGCCATGCGCTGGAGGCCGCGACCGGCTTTTCCGACCGCCTGTTCCACGGCGAAGGCGTCTCCGTCGGCATGGTGCTGGCGGCGGAGCTTTCAGCGAAACTCGGCCTGATCTCCGAGGCCGACGCCACCCGGGTCGAGCGCCATCTTGCTTCCGTCGGGCTGCCGACCCATTTGCAGGACATCGCGGGCTTCGCCCAGGAAGGGCTGGCCGATGCCGACACCCTGATGGCGTTGATGGCGCAGGACAAGAAGGTCAAGCGCGGCAAGCTGACTTTCATCCTGCTGCAGGCGATTGGCCGCGCGGTGGTTGCAAACGACGTCGAGCCGGCGCTGGTTCGCGATTTCCTGCAACAGAAGTTGTCTGGATGAGAACCGAATTGTCGGGACGCGGCTTGACGCAAGCGCCGCGCGGGGCCGGGGCCGTCACGAGGAATATATGAGTTCGACCGCGTTCAATCTGCTGCTCGCGATCCTGCTGCTCGCCGCCAACGCGTTTTACGTGGCCGCCGAGTTTGCGCTGGTCAAGAGCCGCGGGTTTCGCATCAAGGCGATGGTCGAGCAGGACCGGTTCGGCGCGCGCCTGCTCCATGGCATGATGGGCAATATCGAGGCCTATCTCGCCTGCTGCCAGCTCGGTATCACCATGGCTTCCCTCGGCCTCGGCTGGGTCGGCGAGCCCACGGTTTCGGCGCTGCTCGAACCGTTGCTGATTCCGCTCGGAATGTCAGAAGCCAGCTTGCACTTCGTGTCGTTCCTGACCGGGTTCCTGGTGTTCTCCTCGCTGCATATCGTGGTCGGCGAACAGGTGCCGAAGACGCTGGCGATCAGGGAGCCGATGCCGGTATCGCAATGGATCGCGTATCCGCTCTATCTGTCCTATCTGGTTTTCTGGCCGCTCAACTGGCTGCTCAACAGCGCATCACGCGGGATTTTGCGCCTGCTCGGCGTGCAGGAATCCTCACAGCACGAAATTCTCACCGACTCCGAGATCGAAGGGCTGGTGGAAGAATCGGCCGTGCACGGCGGGATCGAAAGCGGTGAGGCCGAATACATTCAAAATGTCTTCCGCTTTGGCGACCTGGCGGTATCCGACGTCATGGTTCATCGCACCGCGATGGTGATGATCAACGCCGACCTGCCGCCGGACGAACTGGTGGGCGAAGTGCTCGCCACAGAATACACCCGGATCCCGTTGTGGCGCGACAAGCCGGAGAACATCATCGGCGTGCTGCACGCCAAGGATCTCTTGCGCGCGATCCGTGCTTCTGACGGCGATACCTCGCACATCAACGTTTCGGCCATCATGCGCCCGCCCTGGTTCGTGCCGGAGATGCGGCCTCTGTCCGAGCAGTTGAAGGCGTTCCGCCGCCGCAAAACTCACTTCGCGCTCGTCGTCGACGAATATGGCGAGGTCGAAGGCATGGTGACGCTGGAGGACATTCTGGAAGAGATCGTCGGCGATATCTCCGATGAGCATGACGTCGTGGTCGCGGGCGTCCGTATCCAGGCCGACGGCTCCGTCGTGGTGGATGGCTCGGTGCCGATCCGCGATCTCAACCGCGCCATGAACTGGCATCTGCCCGACGAGGAGGCGACTACGGTTGCCGGCCTCGTGATTCACGAGGCGCGTTCGATCCCCGAACGCGGCCAGAATTTCACCTTCCACGGCTGCCGCTTCCGCGTGCTGCGCCGCGAGCGCAACCGCATCACCGCGCTGAAGATCACCCCGCTGCCGCGCGAAACCGAGGCCGAGGATCCGAAGCCGAAGCGCGCAGGGACGGCGTTCTGACGCCTCCACTGCGCGCGCTCACTCCGTCATCCCTTGTATGGGGAGAGAGATGTCCGCCCCGGAAGCAATCATTCAATATCGATCGCGACGCCAGAGAGCTTCCACTGGCCGTCGGAGGGGATGAAGCCGAGCTGGTATTTCACCTTTTTCGGCGCGGTGTCGAAGCGGCCCTTCAGGCGCAGCACGCCCTTGTCGTCGATCCTGGCGTCCTCCTCCGGAATGACCGGGCTGGCGACGATCGCGTCGAACACGGCGTGCTTCTCGACCAGGTCCTTGAAGACGGCCCGCAACTTGTCGGGCGGAAACTGGTCGCGGAACGGCTTTGAAATCTTGGCGTGCAGGACCGTGAAATTGTCCGACGCCACCGCGTCATTCAGTGTCACCAGAATGCTCTTGATGAGCACCTCCTGGACAAAGGGGCTCGGCATGTCCAGAGCGTGCGTCCGGATTGGGGAGACCGCAACCAGCAGCGCCACGGCGGCCGCCCATCTGAAGCGTGCCCAATATCGCATCGGACGACCCCATCGAGCTGCGACGGCATCGGGGTCAGCCCGACCCCGCGTTCAACCGGAACTCCACCTTCGCTGCAGTGATTGTCTCACAGTTGCGAAAACGGTTCTACCGTCTCTGGCGTTCTTCACAGGAGGCTGGTTGATAGCCTCACGCCAAATAGCCGATGGCTTCGGCGAGTAGTCGTTCAGGCGGGTGTGCCGACGTATCCAGCGTCAGCCGGGCGTCGATCCAGGCCTCATAGCCTGTGCGCCGTTTCTCGACTTCGGCCCAGGTGATCTCGGTCATTCCCTCGATTTGACGCATTCGCGCTTCAATGCGCCGGCGGTGGGTCGCCTCGTCCACGCAAATGCACTCGATGATCGACAAATTCGCGCGATATTTTTCGGCGAGACTTCGCCAGGCGGCGCGTGACGCCTCGACCGGATTGACGGCGTCGATAACAACCGACTGCCCCAGCCGCAGATGCTCTTCGGCCAATGCTTGAGCAACGACATAAGCCGCAATTCCCGTGCGATCCCGGGGCAGGCCGCCGCGCCACATCGCGGCCTCGATCGGATCGACCGAGAACAACGGCAGCGAAAAATGCCGCGAAAGCCCTTCCGCCAGCGTGCTCTTCCCGGAACCCGGGAGCCCTGCCAAAACTACGAGCTTTCGCGACAGCATCGGATGCTCATATTCTCGCGGCAGGTCTGGGCCAGCTAGCCGCCGGCGGTTTCTCCGGGTGCCTGGGCCCTGATGGCGAGCGCATGGACGGAGCCCTGGAGTTCCGCGCCAAGCGTCGCATTTACCATGCGGTGGCGTTCAATCCGGCTCTTCCCTTCGAAGGCCGGAGATACGATATACACTCTGAAATGCGTCTCACCGCCTGGCCGGTGGCCCGCATGGCCCTCATGCAGATGAGATTCGTCCGTGACGTCGAGGCTTTCGGGCAAGAAAGCTTCATGCAACTTGTTTATGATAGTGTCCCTGGTGCTCATGATGGCAGCAGATAATTCCGTGTCCGCTTTCCGTCAATGACGCATCCGAACGGAGGTATTCGCAATGTCAAGACTTGAAGCCTTGCGCATTGCGTAGTCAAAGTCAGCCATGCCGATTGATTCATCCAAATTCTTCGATTCCATTCGCATCAAGCCCAACAAGGTCAGCGCGAAGGCGCAGGCGCGTGCGAATGAAGAATCCGCCATGTGCGAATGGGCAGGCTGCCAGAACAAGGGGCCGCACCGCGCGCCCAAGGGCCGGGAGAATTCCCGCGAGTATTGGCACTTCTGCCTCAACCATGTGCGCGAATACAACCAGTCCTACAATTTCTTCCAGGGCATGAACGCCGATGCTGTCGCGCGCTACCAGAAGGATGCGCTGACCGGCCATCGCCCGACCTGGAAGATGGGCGCCAACACCGCCGGCAAGAAGGGCAAGCAGCCCAGCGCCGAGGATTTCGATGGAGCCGCTGATCCCTTCAGCATGTTCTCCGAGCTCAACGGTCGCGGCCGCTGGCGGCCCGGGCCGGGCACGGAGGCCAAGGCCGAAACGCGGAAGGTCATGAATGCCGAGCGCAAGGCGCTGCAGGTGATGGGGCTTTCCGCCGAGGCAACGCTCGATGACGTCAAGGCGAAATACAAGGCGCTGGTCAAGCAGCACCATCCCGATGCCAATGGCGGCGACCGCTCCACCGAGGACCGCCTGATCGAGATCATCAAGGCGTATAATTATCTGAAGACGGTGGTGCGCGCGTAGCGCCGCTTGCTGTCGTCCCTGCGAACGCCGAGTCCCATACGCCGCGGCTTCTCGATTTTGTTCCACCGGTCGACGGCTTTCGCGAGACAATACGCATTTGTGGTTATGGGTCCCTGCGTTCGCACGGACGACAGCGGAGATGATGGCGCCGCAGTTGCCGTGCAGACGGTTTGCCCGCTCACCTCGGCATTGGCCCGATATACGCCGAACTCGGCCGGTTGATCCGGCCCCGCGCGCGCTATGTCGGCCCCGCACCGGGACGAAGCCCGGTCCGGGCCTGACGGCGGCGCAGCGTCCAGACACCGAACGCGATGATCGCCGCCGCGAACACAGCTAAAATCCACAGGTGCTTGCCGGTGCCCTGGTGATGCGGCAGGCCGGCATATTCATGCAATGCGGAGACCGCGAGCACGCCCGGCAGCACATGCGCCAAAGCCCAGGCGATTACCGCGGGAATATTGACACCGAAGAAAACGGCCGGCGACATCCCGAGCGCGCCGGCCGTGACCGGTACGAAGGCACGGATCGGCGGCACAAAGCGCGCGAACAACACCGCCAGCGTCCCCCAGCGGTGGAAGAACGTCTCGCTCTGCGCCATCACGCCCGGATATTTCGACATCGGCCAGGCGTTGAGAATTTCGCGTTGCGAGCGATGGCCGGCCCAAAACGCCGATCCGTCGCCGATCATGGCGCCGGCGATCGCGGCCGCCAGCACGCCCCACAGCTTCAGTTCGCCGCCGGGCACCAGCGCACTCAGCGCAAGGATGATGGTCGAGCCCGGCACCAGCGCGCCTGCGACCGGTATCGCTTCCAGGAGGGCGGCCAAGAATAGCGTCAGGTAGGCCAGCCACGGATGGGCCGAAACAAACGCAATCAGGGGATCGAGGAATGAAGTCACAACTGCCGTCCTGTAGGTGGTCGCCTGCACCCAGAGCTACCAAGCCCGGGGAGGGGCCGAAAGTGCCGGCAGACCTTCGGCATGGCCCGGCAAAGTGGCCAAATCGGCAAAAGTGCGGCGTGATTCGCAGAGCAGCCCTCCAAAAACCTGAGAGATGGCCTATCTCAATGATAAGGCAATGGAACTTTGATTGCGGCGCGGGCTTCTGCCGGCCCCTGCTCTCTGCTAGGTTCACGTTAGCCCCCATCCGCAGCCATTCAACAGATCTGGTTTCGGGAACGCCCGGGACCTCGGAGGATTGATGACGACCGCCGCCATGAGCAAAGTTTCGGAGCCCGCCGGACTGCCCGACATGAAGGTGTCGGTCCGGCAGGTTTTCGGTATCGACAGCGATCTCGAAGTGCCGGCCTATTCCGAAGTCGACCCGCACGTGCCTGAAGTCGATTCGGATTACCGCTTCGACCGCGCCACCACGCTCGCGATTCTCGCCGGTTTTGCCAAGAACCGCCGCGTCATGGTCACCGGCTATCACGGCACCGGCAAATCGACCCATATCGAGCAGGTCGCAGCGCGCCTGAACTGGCCCTGCGTGCGCGTCAACCTGGACAGCCACATCAGCCGTATCGATCTGGTCGGCAAGGACTCGATCGTCATCAAGGACGGCAAGCAGGTCACGGAATTCCGCGACGGCATCCTGCCCTGGGCGCTGCAGCACAACATCGCGCTGGTGTTCGACGAATACGACGCCGGTCGGCCCGACGTGATGTTCGTGATCCAGCGCGTGCTGGAGGTCTCCGGCCGCCTGACGCTGTTGGACCAGAACAAGGTGATCAAGCCGCACCCGGCGTTTCGCCTGTTCTCGACCGCCAACACCGTCGGTCTCGGTGACACTTCGGGCCTCTATCACGGCACCCAGCAGATCAACCAGGGCCAGATGGACCGCTGGTCGATCGTCACCACGCTGAACTATCTGGCGCATGACGAGGAAGTCGAGATCGTGCTGGCGAAAGCGCATCACTACCGCACCCAGGAAGGCCGCGATATCGTCAACAAGATGGTGCGGCTGGCCGATCTCACCCGTAACGCATTCGCCAATGGCGATCTGTCGACGGTGATGAGCCCGCGCACCGTGATCACGTGGGCCGAGAACTCCGACATCTTCGGCGATATCGGATTCGCGTTCCGCGTCACCTTCCTCAACAAGTGTGACGAACTGGAGCGGCCGCTGGTGGCCGAATTCTATCAGCGTTGCTTCAACCAGGAGCTGCCCGAGAGTTCGGTGAACGTGGCGCTCAGCTAGTTGTCGTCCCTGCGAACGCAGGGACCATACCGTGACCTCTCGGGGATGGGTAAGGTTCGGGATAGAGTAACCGCCGGTGGTTATGGGTCCCCGCGTTCGCGGGGACGACGGAAATAGGGCAAGGATGACGACGTCGAACTCCAAATTCCGTACCGGATCCAAGGAAGCACCGACCGAGCCGTTCAAGCGCGCGGTGACCTCGTGCCTGCGCGCGATCGCGAAAGCGCCGGAACTGGACGTGACGTTCGCCGCCGAACGTCCCGGTCTTGCGCCGGGCAAGGCGCGGTTGCCGGAGCCGGCGCGCAAGATGACCAAGCGCGATGCCGCGATCGTGCGCGGCCACGCCGATTCGATCGCGCTGAAACTCGCCTGTCACGACCCCAAGGTGCATCGCAAGCTGATGCCGGGAAATCCGCAGGCGCGCGGCGTGTTCGAGGCGGTTGAGCAGGCCCGCGTCGAAGCCATCGGCTCGCGGCGGATGGCGGGCGTCGCCAAGAATCTGACCGCGATGCTCGACGATCACTTTCATCGCGGCAAATACGACGAGATCACCGACCGCGCCGATGCGCCGCTGTCGGATGCGCTGGCGATGCTGGTGCGCGAACGGCTGACGGGCCTTGCGCCGCCGACGGCTGCAAAAAAAATGGTCGATCTCTGGCGCCCGGCACTGGAAGACAAGATCGGCACCCGGCTCGACCAGCTCAGCCGCGTCACCGAGGACCAGGCCAAGTTCGGCGACCTCGTGCATGACTTGTTGTCGGCGCTCGATCTCGGCGACGACCGCGATGCGGACGCCGATGACGACGAAAACGATGACGAGAACCAGGACGGCGAGAGCGATCAGTCCGGCGCCGAGGGCTCGCCCGATTCCGATGCCGCGCAGGAAATGAGCGCCGACGAGGCGCAGGCTTCCACCGACGAAATGTCGGAAAGCGCGATGGAGAGCGCGCAGGCTTCCACATCGGACACGTTCGACGACGGCGAGCTCGGCGACGACGAGACCCCCGGCGAAGCAACGCGGCCGAATACGCGCGGCGCCAACGAGCCGCGTGGACCGGAATATCACGCCTTTGCACCGAAATTCGACGAGGTCATCGCCGCCGAAGATCTCTGCGACCATGACGAGCTGGAGCGGCTGCGCTCCTACCTCGACAAGCAGCTCGCCCATCTGCAGGGCATCGTGGCCCGGCTCGCCAACCGGCTGCAGCGCCGCCTGATGGCCCAACAAAACCGCGCCTGGGAGTTCGATCTCGAGGAAGGCATTCTCGATCCCGCAAGGCTGTCGCGCGTGGTCACCGATCCCTATCACCCGCTGTCCTTCATGCACGAGAAGGAAGCGACCTTCCGCGATACCGTGGTGACGCTGCTGCTCGATAATTCCGGTTCGATGCGCGGCCGGCCGATCACGGTGGCGGCCACTTGCGCCGACATTCTCGCGCGCACGCTGGAGCGTTGCGGCGTCAAGGTCGAGATCCTCGGCTTCACCACCCGCGCCTGGAAGGGCGGACAGTCCCGTGAGTCGTGGCTTGCCGCCGGCAAACCGGCCAATCCCGGACGCCTCAACGACCTCCGCCACATCATCTACAAGTCTGCCGATGCGCCCTGGCGGCGTTCGCGCAAGAATCTGGGCCTGATGATGCGCGAGGGCCTCCTGAAGGAGAACATCGACGGCGAGGCGCTGGACTGGGCCCACAAGCGGCTGCTCGGCCGCGCCGAGCAGCGCAAGATCCTGATGATGATTTCGGACGGCGCGCCGGTCGACGATTCCACGCTGTCGGTCAATCCCGGCAATTACCTCGAGCGGCATCTGCGCCACATTATCGAGGAGATCGAGACCCGTTCGCCGGTCGAACTGATCGCGATCGGCATCGGTCATGACGTCACTCGCTATTATCGCCGGGCGGTCACCATCGTCGATGCCGAGGAGCTCGGCGGCGCCATCACCGAAAAACTCGCCGAGCTGTTCAGCGAGACCCACGGCGCCGCGCCTGCCACAGGCCACCACCGGCCGCGCCGCCTGCACTCGTGAGCACATGCGCCCGCTTGTAGGCCGCCGCCGCCTTTTGAAGTATGCAGCGGCGGGGCTTTCCATGGCAGCCGTGCCCGGCGCGGCATTGGCGCAGACCGCCGTTCAGCGTCCGCCGAAGCAGACCGTCCCCGACGAATTCTCGGTCCGTGCGCCGGTCTCGATCGACGTCAATGCAAGGCCGCTGCAGTCGTTCGACACCCGCGACCGCTCGCGTGTGCGGTTCGGCGAACTCGAATTTCGCAGCGGACTGATCCTGACCTCGCGCTTTCGCGGCTTTGGCGGCTTGTCCGGTCTGCGGCTGGATCCAAAGGGCGAGCGCTTCATCGCCATCAGCGACAAGGCAGGCTGGTTCACCGGGCGCATCGTCTACAAGGGCCGCGAGATGACCGGGCTCGACGATGTCGAGGCCTCGCCGATGCTCGGTCCCGACGGCAGGCCGATCACCTCGCGCGGCTGGTTCGATGCCGAGGCGCTCGCGCTCGACGGATCGCTGGTCTATGTCGGCCTCGAGCGCGTCAATCAGATACTGCGCTTCGACTTCGCCAGGGGATTTACGCGCGCGCATGGCGAATTGATTCAGTTGCCGCTGGGCGTGCGCAAGCTGCCCAACAACAAGGGCATCGAGGCGCTTGTCGTGGTGCCGAAGGGCTTGCCGCTGGCGGGAACGCTGATCGCGATCTCCGAACGCGGGCTCGACGCGCAGGGCAACATCACAGCCTTCCTGATCGGCAGGACGCTGGCGCTGTTCAGCATCCGCCGCAGCGACAATTTTGATATCAGCGACGCCGTGCTGCTGCCGTCCGGCGGACTGCTGCTGCTGGAGCGCAAATTCTCCTGGCTCGGCGGGATCGGCATCCGCATCCGCCGCATCGCGCTTTCCACTATAGTCCCCGGGGCGGTGATCGACGGTCCCGCGATCTTCGAGGCCGATCTCGGCAACGAGATCGACAACATGGAAGGTATCGACGCCCATGTCACGGCGGAGGGCGAGACGGTGCTGACGCTCGTCTCGGACGATAATTTCTCGATGATCCAGCGCAATCTGCTGCTGCAATTCGCGCTGGTGGAGTAGGGGAGGGTTGCAATCCCGGCGGGTTGAGGCGCGGGGAGCAGCCAGCTAGAAATTGGGGGTCGCTTTCCTCCCGGTCCGGATCCCACGCCATGAGTGCTTTGTTTACCCCGATCAAGCTGCGCGGCCTCACGCTTGCCAACCGCATCATGGTGGCGCCGATGTGCCAGTATTCGTCCGTCGACGGCGAGGCCAATGACTGGCACTTCACGCACATCAATTCGCTGGCGCTGTCGGGCGCGGGCGTCTTCTGTATCGAGGCGACGGCGGTGGAGCCGACGGGCCGGATCACGCCGGGCTGCCTCGGCCTCTACAATGACGCCACCGAAGCCGCGCTGAGGCCGATCCTCGCCTCCGTGCGCAAGCGTTCCAAGGCCGCGGTGATGATGCAGCTCGCGCATGCCGGCCGCAAGGCGTCGAGCCACACTCCGTGGGATGGCGGGCAACTAATTCCGGTGGCCGAAGGCGGCTGGCGGGCGGAGGGGCCGTCGGCGATCCCGCACAAGGAGAGCGAGCCGCCGCCTGTCGCCTTCGATGCCACGGGCCTTGCGCGCGTACGCGATGCGTTCGTCGCGGCCGCCAGGCGCGCCGAGCGGCTCGGTATCGACGCGATCGAGGTGCATTCGGCGCACGGTTACCTGCTGCACCAGTTCCTGTCGCCGATTGCCAACCGGCGCACCGATCAATATGGCGGCTCCTTGCAGAATCGCATGCGGTTTCCGCTCGAAGTGTTCGACGCCGTGCGCGCGGCGTTTCCGCACGACAAGCCGGTGGGGTTGCGCGTTTCCTGCGCCGACTGGGTCGAGGGCGGCTGGGATCTGGCGCAGACCATCGAGTTCGCGCAGGAGCTGAAGAAACACGGCGTCGACTGGATCGATGCGTCCTCGGGCGGCGTGTCGCCGCTGCAGAAGATTCCGCTCGGCCCCGGCTACCAGGTGCCGTTCGCGCAAGCGATCCGCGAGGCCACCGGGCTCACCACCATCGCCGTCGGCCTGATCACGGAAGCCAGGCAGGCCGAAGAGATCGTGGCCTCCGGCAAGGCCGACATGGTCGCGCTCGCCCGCGCCATGCTCTACGATCCGCGCTGGGGCTGGCACGCCGCCGCCGAACTCGGCGGCGAAGTGTTCGCCCCGCCGCAATACTGGCGCTCGCAGCCCTCGACGCAGAAGGCGCTGTTCGGCGCCACCACGTTCGGGACGCGGTAATTCTCTCGCCGTCCTGCCCGGGATAAGCCCGGGCATGACGAGCTTTGCGATGAGCACCGTTACTTCGCTGCATATTGCCGCGCGAACCTCTGCCCATCCGTTTCGTCATATCTCGGCCGTACGTCCGGCGTGCTATGCTTTTGCGTGCGCGCGATAGACGCGTTTTCAATAACGACATACAGCGAGGACACCCATGGAGATCGGATATTTCACGATGCCGTCCCATCCGCCGGAGTGCGGATTGAAAGAGGGTCACGACTGGGACCTGCAGACGCTGCGCTGGCTCGACGAGCTCGGATATCAGGAAG belongs to Bradyrhizobium icense and includes:
- a CDS encoding histidine kinase, with amino-acid sequence MPSLFRFLTVVGVIAGVIYGVIFALANFVNPSPREITVTIPADRFLKK
- a CDS encoding BolA family protein, which translates into the protein MSTRDTIINKLHEAFLPESLDVTDESHLHEGHAGHRPGGETHFRVYIVSPAFEGKSRIERHRMVNATLGAELQGSVHALAIRAQAPGETAGG
- a CDS encoding AAA family ATPase — encoded protein: MLSRKLVVLAGLPGSGKSTLAEGLSRHFSLPLFSVDPIEAAMWRGGLPRDRTGIAAYVVAQALAEEHLRLGQSVVIDAVNPVEASRAAWRSLAEKYRANLSIIECICVDEATHRRRIEARMRQIEGMTEITWAEVEKRRTGYEAWIDARLTLDTSAHPPERLLAEAIGYLA
- a CDS encoding J domain-containing protein, with product MPIDSSKFFDSIRIKPNKVSAKAQARANEESAMCEWAGCQNKGPHRAPKGRENSREYWHFCLNHVREYNQSYNFFQGMNADAVARYQKDALTGHRPTWKMGANTAGKKGKQPSAEDFDGAADPFSMFSELNGRGRWRPGPGTEAKAETRKVMNAERKALQVMGLSAEATLDDVKAKYKALVKQHHPDANGGDRSTEDRLIEIIKAYNYLKTVVRA
- a CDS encoding shikimate kinase, whose product is MPETAAQAQASAPQEPDITSALGRRSVVLVGMMGAGKSTIGRRLAARLGLRFLDADVEIEVAHAGLTIPEIFATHGEPYFRDGEARVIARLLDSGPAVIATGGGAFMREETRNRIRDKAISIWLKADVDVIMKRVKRRADRPLLQTEDPVATVSRLLEAREPVYRTADLTILSRDVPHDRIVDECIEALRARLCAGAPAAEPTTDGMNVTP
- the aroB gene encoding 3-dehydroquinate synthase codes for the protein MTAPLKHSADITVDVALGDRAYDIVIGRGVLDTLGTRVAALRPGARTAIVTDRTVAKHWLEQTERSLAEAGIPTSRVIVEEGEVSKTYAGLEKVSEALIAAKIERNDLVIALGGGVVGDLAGFAAAILRRGVDFVQVPTSLLAQVDSSVGGKTGINSPQGKNLLGAFHQPVLVIADTSVLDTLSPRQFRAGYAEVAKYGVLGDEAFFTWLEANHADIFSGGAAREHAIATSCRAKAAIVSRDERENGERALLNLGHTFGHALEAATGFSDRLFHGEGVSVGMVLAAELSAKLGLISEADATRVERHLASVGLPTHLQDIAGFAQEGLADADTLMALMAQDKKVKRGKLTFILLQAIGRAVVANDVEPALVRDFLQQKLSG
- a CDS encoding hemolysin family protein; its protein translation is MSSTAFNLLLAILLLAANAFYVAAEFALVKSRGFRIKAMVEQDRFGARLLHGMMGNIEAYLACCQLGITMASLGLGWVGEPTVSALLEPLLIPLGMSEASLHFVSFLTGFLVFSSLHIVVGEQVPKTLAIREPMPVSQWIAYPLYLSYLVFWPLNWLLNSASRGILRLLGVQESSQHEILTDSEIEGLVEESAVHGGIESGEAEYIQNVFRFGDLAVSDVMVHRTAMVMINADLPPDELVGEVLATEYTRIPLWRDKPENIIGVLHAKDLLRAIRASDGDTSHINVSAIMRPPWFVPEMRPLSEQLKAFRRRKTHFALVVDEYGEVEGMVTLEDILEEIVGDISDEHDVVVAGVRIQADGSVVVDGSVPIRDLNRAMNWHLPDEEATTVAGLVIHEARSIPERGQNFTFHGCRFRVLRRERNRITALKITPLPRETEAEDPKPKRAGTAF
- the xerD gene encoding site-specific tyrosine recombinase XerD; amino-acid sequence: MRSSKSNSDAKLITLFLDMLAAEQGAGDNTLDAYRRDLTDFSEFLGQAGQNFTRAATDVLRDYLADLDTRGFKSSSVARRLSAMRHLFRFLLNERIRSDDPAAILSGPKRGRGLPKVLSISDVDRMLTRAKELTAAENASPQQRLRAMRLYCLLEVLYATGLRVSELVALPLSAARRDARMIMVRGKGNKERLVPLNEASRQAMADYLAAMEALRPEKKKNAAASKWLFPSFGESGHLTRQHFARDLKELAAAAGLAPRLVSPHVLRHAFASHLLHNGADLRIVQTLLGHTDISTTQIYTHVVEERLKSLVRDLHPLAEKS
- a CDS encoding DedA family protein, giving the protein MTSFLDPLIAFVSAHPWLAYLTLFLAALLEAIPVAGALVPGSTIILALSALVPGGELKLWGVLAAAIAGAMIGDGSAFWAGHRSQREILNAWPMSKYPGVMAQSETFFHRWGTLAVLFARFVPPIRAFVPVTAGALGMSPAVFFGVNIPAVIAWALAHVLPGVLAVSALHEYAGLPHHQGTGKHLWILAVFAAAIIAFGVWTLRRRQARTGLRPGAGPT